DNA sequence from the Fusarium verticillioides 7600 chromosome 2, whole genome shotgun sequence genome:
GCGACCTTGAGGTCGCTAGATGTTGGTTTCAAAATATACAGCCTGGATTTGAGTAGGTATGAGGGCTTCTCTGACACTTCACATGATTATATAACCTCAAAATAAAGACAATGAAAATCAATTAGTACAACACCTCGTACACGAGATGCATCTTGCACTCATTCTCCCGCTCttgtcttctcctcaaccccTCTCTTTGAGCCTGCTGACTGAGGTTTTTCCTAGGACGTTTTATTTTTATACAAATGGACAGAAAGGCCACGTCTAAGAAACAGCAAACTTGCGCCCACCCAGGGGCCTCGGTATGGGCATGCGTCGAGTGTTGTGTGTTGTGGTCCGCCCGCCAGTCTAATGCGCTCCCACTCTCATCTCTCCTTTCCTTCGTTTCTCCGTTATAAAAGATATACTCTTACATGGTCCGCTTAACCGACGACCAGCTTGCCATCCTCGGGGAAATCGTACTCGGGaatctcgaggttgagaggggCAGGACCCTTCCTTATTCGGCCGGAGATATCGTAGTGAGAACCGTGGCAAGGGCAGAACCAACCGCCGTAGTCACCGGCCTCGCCAATGGGGACACAACCCAAGTGGGTGCAGACACCTGAGGATTCGTTAATATATAGGTTGGGATGCTGTACCAGTTCACCAAATCACATACCCAACATGATAAGCCACTCGGGGTTCTTGACACGGGCGCTGTCCTCCTCGGGATCACGAAGAGCAGagatgttgaccttgtttgCCTGGTCGATCTCGTCTTGGGTTCGGTGTCGGATGAAAACGGGCTTGCCTCGCCACTTGATGATAACCTGAAGAACCGTTCAGCAATGTTGCGTCGTTTTTGCTAGACCATATCCCGACTCACGTTCTTGCCCTCGGGGATAGAGCTcagatcaacctcaaccttggccatggccagaACGTCGGCGGAAGCAGACATGTTGACCAGGAACTCTGTCATTCCATCGTCAGTAACCATCAATTGACCATCCCGGACATCATGCCAACAAGGTACAACACCAATTGCAACCCAATGGCAAGACACCGGACCTAGAACCGGATTTCAACCCACCCTGAACTGTGCTCTTGGCTCCAGCAGCACTGACGGCACCGAGAGCACCGACCATGAAGTACGAGTAGAGCTTGTTCTTCGTCTCGCCGCCGGAGGAGACGTATTTCCCAAAGTTGGGAATCTGAGCACCCTTGCTCTCACCTTGGAACTTGAAAGGGCTGGAGTATCCGGAGGCGGACGCGCTGTCGGTTCGAACGGCGGTGGTGCTGAGGGCGCGCACAGCAGGGACGGCGGGCTTTGCAGCCGTGCGCAAGCAGAGACGAGAAGCGGTCGCTAGGGTCGCCATCGTGAGGGATCGTGGGGTGTGGCGGTTGCGAGGGTGAGGTCGTCGAAGGGAAGGTTTGAGGTCTTTTCCTTGGTGGTAATCggctgatgatgctttgCCGAAAGTTTTGGCTGCACAATGTGGCCTCAGGCTGCCAGATCAAGTTGAGCTCGGAAATTGAAGCCTCGCCATTGGTCCGGTCACTTTCGGGTGGGGTTTCCGGTCTATCCCGGGCACCTGGGTGCTCGTTGTCTCTCCAGCTTTCACCTTGATAATGACTACGAAGATGGAGAATTAGTCATTGTGACGCAAAAATACTCTCGAATAGAGAACAAGTTCGATGTACACTCGGCTCAGTCTCTCCAAGTACCTCATGCACACCAGTCACGACTCAATGGACTCATATCAATATCTCTATGACTTCATGGCTTCTGACCAATCATCTTTGACCCATTCGTCCTGAATATCtatcaaccaacaacataACATCCATGTAAAGACAACCCAGTGAGAGCCAGGGCAACATAACTCATTAATCTATGAGAACCATCTCAAtgcattcttctcaactcctcAATCAAGTTGCGCATATCCTCGATACTTGGTCCGAGACCTTCGCAAACAAGCTCTTGCTTTCCTTCATCCATATCCAAGAATCTCTCAACCATCTCCCCGTCTATAAATCGGAAAGGTCCCTCGCTCTCCCGGTTTTCATTACGGAAGGAACGCCATAGCTTAAATTCGACGCTTCCTGGTACATGAATGTActcttccatctttgacTGGAACGTCATAAGCAGGTCCTGGTACTGTGGTGCAATATCACCGTAAAGATACAACGAGCCCTCGGCCTATTTCCTATTAGCTTATGTCTCATGTTCTACTGCAGTGTGTGCTTACCGAGGCGAGGAAGGCTCGTGGATGGATAATTCCGTTCTCCGCCATTGGGACATTGAGTTTTCGAATCCGGTTGATCTGTTCGCCAATATTCATTTCGCTCGTAATCTCCAGGCGCATTCGGTCTTGCTCTGTCGGCGCATCCACGTTTCGTTGCAGGACAACGAGATTGCCCTTTGAATCAGCCTCCAGCCACCTCTCTCCTTCAATATGACAGACCGAGGTGGCCCATAGAGGCTCGAAGTGACGTGCCCGTTCCTGTaacttggccttgttgcCATCTTGCGCAGGGATGAACTCAACCAAAGATAGTGACTGCATCAGATCAACCACGCCAATCATGTTGCCGGATACGTCAAGATCCAGAGGCAAGGCCGCCGGGCGATAAACAGCGAGCTTCTGGAGTGAACCGAAACTGCTTGTCTCTTGCAGGAAACTGTAGGCCACAACTGTCTTGGACAGTCCAGCAATGATGTTGTCATCAACCATGCCTAAACAGCGGCAAGGGCCTTTCAAATTGTGGGAGACAATCTGGTACACCTGACGATTTGAGTCAACTCCGAGGACCAGGATACGGCCGCCAGTACCGTTTGGGTCTTCCACCCCATCGCTGATGAAGCTTGTGCCAACAACAAATCTCTCCACATGGTTGCCGCCAACATCGGGGAGCTCAGTCCTAATGACACATTCGACAATCTCGAGGCTGCTTGAAGCATTCAATGGGAAAGGCGAACCGAGCTCCTTGAAtacaatctcatcaacaagcctAAATGAGCTCGACACAACCTCTTCGTTGCCGACtaactccttcttgatggagCCTAGACCAAAGGCTTTCAGTCCTGGGGAGTAGGCTACTCGTCTGACAGTTTCGTTGACAGGGAGAGCCTTCACGTGTGTAAGTCTCTCCTTATCAACATGACAGATTCGAATATGCTGGTCTGTAGACAGAATCACGGAATCTGGGAAGGCATGGGAATCAAATGGTGCAACAAAGGTGGCATCGTCGGCGGTTGTGGCAGAGAATATGATCCGTCCTTCGGCGCCATAGATGAGACTGGCATGCTCAGTCGTCACAAAGACGTTCGATGTCCCATCCTGTTGCGGGAGTATATGTAGTCGAGCTGGGTTACTGCCCAAAGTCACGCTTTTCCGACCAGAGACAGCGAAGCCCTTGGTAGATACATTGAACGTAACCACATTGCCGTCTTCCATTGCGACCAAAAGTGTAGGCCCCGATATCTCAGGCGGATGTAGTTGGACGAGTGCAATATCTCTGGGGACTGTCGCACTATCCTCAGTTTGCCTCATGGACTCTCCATGGAGTGGCTTCAAGGAAGCCATATCTATCAACGATATCTGTCCAGAAGACCACCAGCCGACTACACCGAGATCTGGTGGATCCTGGGCAGCATGTATGCATGATATTTGATCAGCTTGTGAGTCTGAGTGGTTTTGGCTTTGTTGAATGTTAACAGCCAGGTTCTGCAAGAGATTTAATGAGACAAGGGATGTTCCATCAACTGAAAGCAATGCCCACTTGCTGTTTGCTGACGCTCTTGTGATCGACTTGCCGCTTGGAACGTCCCATTTATTGGTTGCCGTGCCACTTTCGGGATCAAGTAAGACGACTGAGTGAGGAGTGATCTGGAGCAACTGTCCGTTGGGAAGATTTGAAGCCAAAAGGGTCTCGGTGTCGAGTGACATGCCCTGGAAAGAGTATATCTCTTCAATTCCGCCTTCACGGTCGAAACTGAGAACTCTTGTCTCGGTGATTGCTGAGACAACCAGGGTATCTACCAGGTCAGACCCGTATGAACGAAGTGTAAAGAGACCCCTGGTCCCCTCCAGCTCGTCCAGAACACCTCTATCTTCAAGACCGACACCGCTTCGAATACTTCGAAGGCTCCCATCGCGGTAGGCACCACAGCCTGCGACTATTCTTGACTGACCAGACGAAAAGGCATTGCCAGCTTGAGCGTCGCCTTCTCGGTTGCCCATATCCATGATGGAAAAATCAAGAATGGGCGCATTATTTGAGAAGGACTGGACCAGCGTGACAGTGGCGCTTTCCACGTCGATCTGATAAAGCTGCGAGTCACCGTGGTGTGAAGCCACAAATAAGGTGTTATCCCCAAGATAAACCAGATTGGACGCTCTGGATGTGATGGCTGGTGAGCGACCGATCTTGAGAGGCTCGAGTGTCATGCCGGTCACAACAACGCCGGTGGTTTCGAGGTTTGTCTCAATCGTCAACAGATCCAGTCGTCCATAGTCATCAGCCAACAAGTAATGTGTACCATCGTACTCAGCCCAAGAAACAAATATTCTCGGATCCTGAAGAACCGAAGATACACTTCTGTGTGTCAGGCCATCAAAATATGTAAGAAGAGTCTCTCCAATGACTAAGATGCCACCTAAATGTGCCTTTGCTCCTTCGGTGTTGCGCACATGGTAACGCTTTTCCTCGTCTAACGGAACAGGAATGAGCATTGAGGCGTACGGGTCAGGAATGACAACGTCGAGCTCTCTGTCTTTATGGGGGTCGAACTTGGAAACGGTGTTCCCTTTGTCATCGTGAGTTAACCTATATATGACCAATCGGGCTTCTTCCTGCTCCAACTGTGTCTTGTATAAAAAGGCAATGGTCGGGTGACCGGTCCGGCTGTGGATGAAAGTGCTTGCCTTCATGAAAAGTTCTGTGAGTCTAACCTGGTCGAGTCGTTCCAGCTTGTTGGTAGAGCCCTTGCGTATGGGGAGTTTGAAAACATTCAATACTCCCTCCCAAAGATGCATGGCTAGGAATCGTCCGGTCGGATCGACAATGCATTTATTCTGACTTGACGAATGTCGCATATATGGCTCTGCCAGGTCTTCGATAACGCGCTCGATGGTCTCCAGTTGCTTTGTTAACGGGTTCCACACCAGGTTGAAGTAATGCAGTCTATCGGTGCCGATAAACAATAGATCGGTCTCTGAACCTTTGGGTCGTAAACATTGCAGCATCGCTATTGAGCCGTGGATGAGTTTCGTCTGTAGGCACACGAGGCCCTCCTCTGTGAGGCGCCATATTTCGAGTCGGTTCGCCTTCCTGTGAAGCCTCAATCAGCATCTGCTCGAGGCGTCATCGAAGGCGTTGGAGCTCTTACGCCACAACCAAGTCATCTATATCAGGGGAGAGCACGTTCGCCCGTAGGGCATGGCGTATGCTTGTAGCGCGATGGATAGGTGCGACATATGCCATATTGTCTTGCTCGTTAAAGGGGTCGCAAGCGTTGGATGTAGAGGAGAAGCAAGGTAACGGTGTTTGCCCCTCGACGAGAACTGTCGAGGTTCAAAAGCTCTCCAATGCAACTAACTGCTTGTCTCCGGGACCAGGTGCGTCACTAGCCCCCGGAGTTAGTGCGGATTACAGCGGTCCGGTGGGGTTCGTTAAGTTCCTAGGCTCCTAAAATGGATTTGAGATgcatgtacggagtatgccGTTTAGTGGGGGCATAAACACTTACACCCCATGTAAGAAGCAGCTGGAGGtgaggggagaaaagaaacatgatCCCAACTCCATGACACAAAGACTTGAGTAAGGTAAGTTAAGTATAGGCTTGAAAGGTCTCTAGCATGAGGGTTTTCGACAACCTAACTAATTTAAGCTCTGAAGCTTTCTTGCTGCCTTGGGTCAGAGACACTATGTCAGCCCTCTAATTACAAGCTTAACATCTTTACCTAGAAGAAATAGTTTATACCATAAAAGTCATACTCAAGAACTCTTACTAGATCATTGCAGCATAGTCTGAGGATCAGTCAGTGATGAGGCGTGCGCTGCCACTGAAGCAACccttctcgtcttccatcGCACCTTCTGCACTCAGCCCTTGCCTAGGTGTCCACAATAAACATGAACATCAGACTTTGGAGGAAGGAGTCAAGGGAATACACCAATTCgcataaggtaccttacctaatATCTGATAAGGTACTCAGAGTCGATTCACCATGTGAAATCCAACTTGAAGTCTCTCTTTATGACATCTTAAGTCCTTACTACTAAGTTATCTACCTGATGTGCCTTACTTCTCAGCATGAGTTCAACTACAGCCTCAACTGCCAGAAGTCGAGAAGTCGTCGATTACGCTATTAAGAATCAATGTTTCCATAATCATCAAGGCGCCCCATATCGATTTCGAGATCTTGTCAGACAGCTACGAGAAACTGCGGAACCGGCAAAAGAGAATGGGCTAGTTGATCAGCCTGGACTAACTGCAGCACCTTTGCCTCGCACGAAGATCGCATTAGAGCCGTTTCTCGAAGAGGAAAGCTACGACATCCCTATAGACCCCAAGGTccctgcttcttctgtaTTCAGATTTCTAGGCCAAACAAAAGGCCTTCGACTCCCCTCGGAAAGCATGTATACAGGACATGATCTGCAAACAGAACTGTCACAATATCTACAAGATATCCAGATTGCAAGCTCTTGCAACATCCTGACCGAATGGATCCCATTGACCTATGTCAGTGCTGAGAAAGATGAAGGCCTTGGCTTTCCATCCACCGTCTCACGATGGAAAACATTAGCCTTACGTGAATTAGAGGGTGATGAGCCTACATTTACGGAATCTGACCACGCTTCGTTCTATACACAACAGACACCAAATCAGGCTTGCACGCCAGACCAAATCAAACAGATATTCTCTCTGGATAAAGTGAGTCAGGGTGGGAAAGCTCGGGATTTGTTCTGATTTCGTTAGCATTACCGTTCAAACTTAGAGCCGGTGTCTCCTCCGCTTTCCCCTGCCTCTGACTTGGGCGAACCATTTCTTCCAAGCACAGAACATATGATGATCGATCTGACCTCAGAACCAAGCAGTCCATCCAATCCTGCAGTTGAGGACTTAGGTTGGAATATGCAACATGGCTTTGTGGACTCTGAGCCTCTTGCACCTTCAACTATGCCCAGCTCTCCTCCGACGGCTAAGGCGGCTTTCTTGTCTAATACAGCAAAGAACCATTCAGCTCTCAGGTTAGACGTACCTATGTTGCCATCTAGCACTGCTACCAGTCCAGCTCGGGGTAATTTTGCAGAAACTTTGGCACCTCATCTCCTGCGTTATGAGGAAGCACCCCAATCTTCAGCTGATGATGGGGGATATTTCGAAGAAGCATTGCAGTCTATATTAGATGAGAAACACCACCAGGCAAATCGGCGATTGGAACAAGAACGGTTGAACTCAGAAGACGCTTTATTACGATTGCAGGTACCAGCACTCGATTTTCAGACACCTGATCCTGAATGGATGTTACATTTGTCCGCTTCGCAGGATCATTTTGAATGGCTACAACAATTTTTCTCCAAGGCCTTTCATTTGACCTGCTACAAGGACCTAAGTCGTCTCGAAGCATCACTTAAATGGACGCCAATCCCTCATGAGAGTGGCAAAGTTTCATTGACCGAGGCATCTATTCAGTTGGGACCTGTGGCGAGAGAATTGCTTACCCTAAGGCCTCCCCGACTATGCAGTCACGACTACATCGTTTGTCGAAACTTACCAATGGTGCTCCATATTCtgaatgatgaagagattgaacaagaagttgccTCAGTTGTGGTGTCGTCACCATCAATTTATCACCAGAATCAGGACAGCTCGACGGCtacttctcaatctcagaaGCCTCATGTTGCGCCGTCCTTGAAGGAATTAATAGGTTCGTTACGACAGGGAACAGGAAATAAGCATGTTTGCGAGAGGGAGAATCTATTGCTGGAAGCCACTGACCCGAGTGCGTCCAGCAGCTTGTTGTCTAGTTTCATGCAGCTTCGACAACCGAAAAGGCTGAAGAAAGGCAGTAGCTCCTCTCGAAGTTCGGCAGCCCTAAGGGCCATGCCATTCATGGCTGATCCTACAATACTACCCGTTATCCAAGAAGAGGCCCAGAGCGAGCTGCAAGACGCTCCGGTTCCAAATCTCGAGATTCCTCAGGAGACTTGTCGTTACATAGTCTCGTTGGACTTGAATCGCAGCACTCTCTCCTACCTGGAGAAAGTCTGGCCACAAgctgagctcatcgaccGAGACTTCTCACAGTACAACACAGTTTCCTGGTCTCCTGGATCGGCTCAAAGAAGGGAAATCATTTCGTCTTTGGCGTTTGAGGCTGATATATCCATGAGCCCTGGTGCCGGCCTCATATTAACTACGATACTGAAAGTGAAGCAGAAACCTCTTCCTGGATCCAGTGCTCTCATACCATTTCGTGAAAGAGTCAAACAAGTAAGTGAGAAATACGAATCTTTATTTATATTGGTATCAGAATCGAATCCGTTGGGAGAATATGTCGGGTCACCAACACCCTCTGATATCTCCGGGTATGCTGACTTCGTACGTTTCACAACAAGTCTTCGAGCAGGCATATCAACACATCTGGTTTCTGGCTGCGATGAAACACTTTCTAAATGGGCTTTGTCCATAATGTCCCACtattcttcatcagctcatcagTTTCGGTCTTTTCTTGACTTTCGTGATGGTGCATGGGAGTTATTTCTGCGCCGTGCTGGTCTCAATATCAGTGCAGCACAAATAATAGCAGGTCTGCTAGTATCTGAATACGGTCAAGGCGGACTTGCGAACTTTTTAAGTATGAGGGCAGAAGAACGAGTTTCCAAATATGGTCAAATCATGGGAGGCAGGAGAATACTAAGCAATGTTTCGAGAATCTTGGACCGAGAGTGGGTGTAGTCAGCCACCACATAAAATGTACGGAGTAACTGGAGCACAATGTTTCTGTACTTTACGATGGGTCACCTACATTTAGACCTACCTGTGAGAACTTTGAGTCCCCGACTTGTGGATCAATGACCAGGTAACTAGAGATGCACTCGAGTACGCAGGGAAGGGCGTGTTACAGATCACAATGAGCAGCTTCAAGCAATATCACATCGCAGCACAACAGACTTATGCCCACCGAGCTCAGTGAGATCGCTTCTATTGCCCTACATACATACCCATGCTTACCGTCTACGCTTGTACGTCTATTCATGCATCTCAAACACTATTCAGGTTGGGTCAGATACCCCCCAAAAGTTCAAAATCGTTCAACAGACCTCCCACATTGGCCGCGGTAACTTTCGTAAAGGCAAGGCGCCCTGTGAGGTCTTGAGACCAACATAGACGACTCGACGCGTAGGATTTGAGAGATTGACGGAGCGAGATTGGATGCCGTAATAGTCCGAGAT
Encoded proteins:
- a CDS encoding cytochrome b-c1 complex subunit Rieske, mitochondrial is translated as MATLATASRLCLRTAAKPAVPAVRALSTTAVRTDSASASGYSSPFKFQGESKGAQIPNFGKYVSSGGETKNKLYSYFMVGALGAVSAAGAKSTVQEFLVNMSASADVLAMAKVEVDLSSIPEGKNVIIKWRGKPVFIRHRTQDEIDQANKVNISALRDPEEDSARVKNPEWLIMLGVCTHLGCVPIGEAGDYGGWFCPCHGSHYDISGRIRKGPAPLNLEIPEYDFPEDGKLVVG
- a CDS encoding DNA damage-binding protein 1; this encodes MAYVAPIHRATSIRHALRANVLSPDIDDLVVAKANRLEIWRLTEEGLVCLQTKLIHGSIAMLQCLRPKGSETDLLFIGTDRLHYFNLVWNPLTKQLETIERVIEDLAEPYMRHSSSQNKCIVDPTGRFLAMHLWEGVLNVFKLPIRKGSTNKLERLDQVRLTELFMKASTFIHSRTGHPTIAFLYKTQLEQEEARLVIYRLTHDDKGNTVSKFDPHKDRELDVVIPDPYASMLIPVPLDEEKRYHVRNTEGAKAHLGGILVIGETLLTYFDGLTHRSVSSVLQDPRIFVSWAEYDGTHYLLADDYGRLDLLTIETNLETTGVVVTGMTLEPLKIGRSPAITSRASNLVYLGDNTLFVASHHGDSQLYQIDVESATVTLVQSFSNNAPILDFSIMDMGNREGDAQAGNAFSSGQSRIVAGCGAYRDGSLRSIRSGVGLEDRGVLDELEGTRGLFTLRSYGSDLVDTLVVSAITETRVLSFDREGGIEEIYSFQGMSLDTETLLASNLPNGQLLQITPHSVVLLDPESGTATNKWDVPSGKSITRASANSKWALLSVDGTSLVSLNLLQNLAVNIQQSQNHSDSQADQISCIHAAQDPPDLGVVGWWSSGQISLIDMASLKPLHGESMRQTEDSATVPRDIALVQLHPPEISGPTLLVAMEDGNVVTFNVSTKGFAVSGRKSVTLGSNPARLHILPQQDGTSNVFVTTEHASLIYGAEGRIIFSATTADDATFVAPFDSHAFPDSVILSTDQHIRICHVDKERLTHVKALPVNETVRRVAYSPGLKAFGLGSIKKELVGNEEVVSSSFRLVDEIVFKELGSPFPLNASSSLEIVECVIRTELPDVGGNHVERFVVGTSFISDGVEDPNGTGGRILVLGVDSNRQVYQIVSHNLKGPCRCLGMVDDNIIAGLSKTVVAYSFLQETSSFGSLQKLAVYRPAALPLDLDVSGNMIGVVDLMQSLSLVEFIPAQDGNKAKLQERARHFEPLWATSVCHIEGERWLEADSKGNLVVLQRNVDAPTEQDRMRLEITSEMNIGEQINRIRKLNVPMAENGIIHPRAFLASAEGSLYLYGDIAPQYQDLLMTFQSKMEEYIHVPGSVEFKLWRSFRNENRESEGPFRFIDGEMVERFLDMDEGKQELVCEGLGPSIEDMRNLIEELRRMH
- a CDS encoding DNA damage-binding protein 1, whose amino-acid sequence is MLQCLRPKGSETDLLFIGTDRLHYFNLVWNPLTKQLETIERVIEDLAEPYMRHSSSQNKCIVDPTGRFLAMHLWEGVLNVFKLPIRKGSTNKLERLDQVRLTELFMKASTFIHSRTGHPTIAFLYKTQLEQEEARLVIYRLTHDDKGNTVSKFDPHKDRELDVVIPDPYASMLIPVPLDEEKRYHVRNTEGAKAHLGGILVIGETLLTYFDGLTHRSVSSVLQDPRIFVSWAEYDGTHYLLADDYGRLDLLTIETNLETTGVVVTGMTLEPLKIGRSPAITSRASNLVYLGDNTLFVASHHGDSQLYQIDVESATVTLVQSFSNNAPILDFSIMDMGNREGDAQAGNAFSSGQSRIVAGCGAYRDGSLRSIRSGVGLEDRGVLDELEGTRGLFTLRSYGSDLVDTLVVSAITETRVLSFDREGGIEEIYSFQGMSLDTETLLASNLPNGQLLQITPHSVVLLDPESGTATNKWDVPSGKSITRASANSKWALLSVDGTSLVSLNLLQNLAVNIQQSQNHSDSQADQISCIHAAQDPPDLGVVGWWSSGQISLIDMASLKPLHGESMRQTEDSATVPRDIALVQLHPPEISGPTLLVAMEDGNVVTFNVSTKGFAVSGRKSVTLGSNPARLHILPQQDGTSNVFVTTEHASLIYGAEGRIIFSATTADDATFVAPFDSHAFPDSVILSTDQHIRICHVDKERLTHVKALPVNETVRRVAYSPGLKAFGLGSIKKELVGNEEVVSSSFRLVDEIVFKELGSPFPLNASSSLEIVECVIRTELPDVGGNHVERFVVGTSFISDGVEDPNGTGGRILVLGVDSNRQVYQIVSHNLKGPCRCLGMVDDNIIAGLSKTVVAYSFLQETSSFGSLQKLAVYRPAALPLDLDVSGNMIGVVDLMQSLSLVEFIPAQDGNKAKLQERARHFEPLWATSVCHIEGERWLEADSKGNLVVLQRNVDAPTEQDRMRLEITSEMNIGEQINRIRKLNVPMAENGIIHPRAFLASAEGSLYLYGDIAPQYQDLLMTFQSKMEEYIHVPGSVEFKLWRSFRNENRESEGPFRFIDGEMVERFLDMDEGKQELVCEGLGPSIEDMRNLIEELRRMH